One genomic region from Phragmites australis chromosome 1, lpPhrAust1.1, whole genome shotgun sequence encodes:
- the LOC133909372 gene encoding uncharacterized protein LOC133909372 gives MAAVVEGDSINSSNMLSWVASGVVLWSTAFVFVRALFPKRSYDFCNRAVSTMHAVSAVCLACLSVDSWSCPVCPLAAASSPSQMKALAVTLSYMVYDAACCHLNGDVRLDNTVHHLVSIVGIGAGLAYQRCGTEMVASLFVTEISSPLLHLREMLKEFGVRDTDLNLLVDVLFAVTFSVARMGFGLYLTYVTVTADNPILIKAMATGLQLVSAYWFLRILRMVRYKLGKKKPLSPPADLK, from the exons ATGGCGGCTGTGGTGGAGGGGGATAGCATTAACAGCAGCAACATGTTGAGCTGGGTGGCGTCGGGGGTGGTGCTGTGGTCGACGGCGTTCGTGTTCGTGCGGGCGCTGTTCCCGAAGCGCTCCTACGACTTCTGCAACCGCGCCGTCTCCACCATGCACGCCGTCTCCGCCGTCTGCCTCGCCTGCCTCTCCGTCGACAGCTGGTCCTGCCCGGTCTGCCCGCTCgccgccgcatcctccccgaGCCAG ATGAAGGCGCTGGCGGTGACGCTGTCGTACATGGTGTACGACGCGGCGTGCTGCCACCTCAACGGCGACGTGCGGCTGGACAACACCGTGCACCACCTCGTCAGCATCGTCGGCATCGGCGCCGGCCTCGCCTACCAGAGG TGCGGGACGGAGATGGTGGCGAGCCTGTTCGTCACGGAGATCTCGAGCCCGCTGCTACACCTCCGGGAGATGCTCAAGGAGTTCGGCGTCAGGGACACCGACCTCAACCTCCTCGTCGACGTGCTCTTCGCCGTCACCTTCTCCGTGGCGCGGATGGGGTTCGGGCTCTACCTCACCTACGTCACCGTGACGGCGGACAACCCGATCCTCATCAAG GCGATGGCGACGGGGCTGCAGCTGGTGAGCGCCTACTGGTTCCTGCGGATCCTCAGGATGGTCAGGTACAAGCTCGGGAAGAAGAAGCCACTGTCGCCGCCAGCTGATCTCAAGTGA